A single genomic interval of Staphylococcus hyicus harbors:
- a CDS encoding MurR/RpiR family transcriptional regulator: protein MKLENRIQHFYPQFTKSERLIAEAILKLSHTSDIGNIQSFARDIGVSPSSVSRFAHKLDYDSFQSLRFAIQHEYHQDTIENEPAIQIMHQHYMAILNHTGEFIIQSDLMALVEAIQHSQKVIFIGIGSSGLSAQEFYFRTIRMGFNVVAITDAHLMAVIGQMCNDQTTVVAITNSGATSEVLDSLKQAHKQGAKILALSHYKTPTLEDVSDHIILTADRQFTHDHYFINSQLATHFIIDLVSYHLLQTPHRLAHYSQSYNTLVAKREKL from the coding sequence ATGAAACTTGAAAATCGTATTCAACATTTTTATCCACAATTTACGAAATCTGAACGTTTAATTGCTGAAGCGATTCTTAAATTAAGTCATACTTCAGATATCGGAAATATTCAGTCTTTCGCGCGAGATATTGGGGTGTCCCCTTCAAGTGTAAGTCGTTTTGCACATAAATTAGATTATGATAGCTTTCAGTCACTACGTTTCGCGATACAACATGAATATCACCAAGACACGATTGAAAATGAACCAGCGATTCAAATTATGCATCAACATTATATGGCGATATTGAATCATACGGGTGAATTTATTATTCAATCTGACTTAATGGCCCTCGTTGAAGCCATTCAACACAGTCAAAAAGTCATCTTTATTGGTATCGGGAGCTCTGGCTTAAGCGCACAAGAGTTTTATTTTCGTACCATCCGAATGGGGTTTAATGTCGTAGCCATTACAGACGCCCACTTAATGGCTGTGATTGGCCAAATGTGCAATGATCAAACTACAGTTGTAGCCATTACGAATAGTGGTGCAACGTCCGAGGTGTTGGATAGCTTAAAACAAGCGCACAAACAAGGTGCCAAAATCTTAGCATTGTCGCATTATAAAACACCTACACTAGAAGACGTGAGTGACCACATCATATTAACTGCTGATCGCCAGTTTACGCATGATCATTATTTCATTAATTCACAATTAGCCACACATTTTATTATTGATTTGGTTAGCTATCATTTATTACAAACACCACACCGCTTGGCACACTATTCTCAAAGTTACAATACTTTAGTTGCTAAGCGCGAAAAGCTATGA
- a CDS encoding YojF family protein has protein sequence MQRIREDKLQALLDQYANQPVYLHVETTNGAYANHFDQRVFNAGTFLRNIQVNYQHAQLKGGGKEPFRIGLKLDNHGWVYVQGLTHYEVDEHDALLIAGFNYEGQLAAALEISRQAFDV, from the coding sequence TTGCAACGTATTCGTGAAGACAAGCTTCAAGCTTTATTGGACCAATATGCAAATCAACCTGTCTATTTGCACGTTGAAACGACCAATGGTGCTTATGCGAACCATTTCGATCAACGTGTTTTCAATGCAGGTACATTTTTACGCAACATTCAAGTCAATTATCAACACGCACAATTAAAAGGCGGTGGCAAAGAGCCTTTCCGTATTGGGCTTAAGCTAGACAATCATGGTTGGGTCTATGTACAAGGACTTACACATTATGAAGTTGATGAACATGACGCATTACTTATTGCAGGATTTAATTATGAAGGACAACTTGCGGCTGCACTTGAGATTAGTCGACAAGCGTTTGACGTTTAG
- the bshB2 gene encoding bacillithiol biosynthesis deacetylase BshB2: MAMERHILVIFPHPDDETFSSAGTLARFINEGVPVTYACLTLGQMGRNLGNPPVATRESLPHIRERELEEAAKVIGITHLRKMGLRDKTVEFEPHDEMDAMVQQLIDETNPSTIISFYPGYAVHPDHEATAEAVVRTVQRLPEAKRPKLQLVAFSNDAVDALGEPDIVNDISEYKEQKLKAFEAHRSQTGPFLEQLANPQGRASGAPSDAAAFLTTETFWTFHFD; this comes from the coding sequence ATGGCAATGGAAAGACATATTTTAGTAATATTTCCACACCCTGACGATGAAACTTTTTCATCAGCAGGTACCCTTGCACGCTTCATTAATGAAGGCGTCCCTGTCACTTATGCTTGTCTCACATTGGGTCAAATGGGACGTAACTTAGGCAATCCACCTGTGGCAACGCGTGAGTCATTACCACACATTCGTGAACGTGAGTTAGAAGAAGCCGCAAAAGTCATCGGTATCACGCATTTACGCAAAATGGGCCTACGCGATAAAACGGTTGAATTTGAGCCCCATGACGAAATGGACGCGATGGTACAACAACTGATTGATGAAACAAATCCGTCAACAATTATTTCCTTTTATCCAGGTTATGCAGTACACCCTGATCATGAAGCAACCGCAGAAGCAGTTGTACGGACAGTTCAACGTCTCCCTGAAGCAAAACGACCGAAGTTACAACTCGTCGCATTTAGTAATGATGCTGTAGATGCATTGGGCGAACCTGATATCGTCAATGACATCTCTGAATATAAAGAACAAAAATTAAAAGCATTTGAAGCTCACCGATCACAAACTGGGCCATTTTTAGAACAACTGGCAAATCCACAAGGACGTGCTTCAGGCGCGCCGAGTGATGCGGCCGCATTTTTAACAACAGAAACATTTTGGACGTTTCATTTCGATTAA
- the folE2 gene encoding GTP cyclohydrolase FolE2 has product MTEFDLSTREGRWKHFGSVDPIQGTKPTTKAEMTDLQSTHKNFLFEIEEVGIKNLVYPVWIDHFQTAGNFSFSTSLNKDEKGINMSRILEAVEAEYDNGIRLEYDMLTQLLNRLKTHMKQHSAGVDVSGKWFFDRKSPVTNIKAVGHADVTYGLAVRGDEITRKELTVEAAVTTLCPCSKEISEYSAHNQRGIITVKTYINKTATLIADYKEIILDAMEANASSMLYPILKRPDEKRVTERAYENPRFVEDLIRLIAADLVELEWLDGFDIECRNEESIHQHDAFAKLKYRK; this is encoded by the coding sequence ATGACTGAATTTGATTTATCAACCAGAGAAGGTCGTTGGAAACACTTTGGTTCAGTAGATCCTATCCAAGGTACAAAACCTACAACAAAAGCTGAAATGACTGACCTTCAAAGTACACATAAAAACTTTTTATTTGAAATAGAAGAAGTAGGTATTAAAAACTTAGTCTATCCTGTTTGGATTGATCACTTTCAAACCGCTGGAAACTTTAGTTTTTCAACGAGTTTAAATAAAGATGAAAAAGGCATTAATATGAGCCGTATATTAGAAGCGGTTGAAGCAGAATATGATAATGGCATCCGCCTTGAATACGATATGTTAACGCAATTGTTAAATCGTCTGAAAACACACATGAAACAACATAGTGCTGGCGTTGATGTTTCAGGCAAATGGTTCTTTGACCGCAAAAGCCCTGTCACTAACATTAAAGCCGTTGGACACGCAGATGTCACATATGGATTAGCCGTACGTGGAGATGAAATAACGCGTAAAGAACTAACCGTTGAAGCAGCTGTCACTACGTTATGTCCATGTTCCAAAGAAATTAGTGAATACTCTGCACATAACCAACGTGGCATTATTACCGTTAAAACATATATCAATAAAACCGCAACATTAATAGCTGACTATAAAGAGATTATTTTGGACGCAATGGAAGCAAATGCAAGTTCAATGCTTTATCCTATTTTGAAGCGTCCAGATGAAAAACGTGTGACAGAGCGCGCATATGAAAATCCACGCTTTGTTGAAGACTTAATTCGCCTTATTGCGGCAGACTTAGTAGAACTCGAGTGGTTAGACGGATTTGATATTGAATGTCGTAATGAAGAATCCATCCACCAACATGATGCCTTTGCTAAGTTAAAATATCGAAAATAA